The following coding sequences lie in one Kribbella sp. NBC_00709 genomic window:
- a CDS encoding 3' terminal RNA ribose 2'-O-methyltransferase Hen1: protein MFLTLGTDLTGLDAPASDFGFLLHKNPARPQAIEVTGGWAHVFYPEATDERCTAAVLLEIDPIGLVRSGRGKAAEGFTLGQYVNDRPYAASSLLAVALAKLFRTAMNGRCDARPELAARAIPLEIHVPALPCRGGSDLAGRLFAPLGWSVDARPVPLDPEVPTWGDSRYVDLRLTGVLRLADALNHLYVMLPVLDDAKHYWVGSDEVDKLVRAGEGWLAAHPEKDLISRRYLAHRRYLADAALERLAEVDGEELADESSDEGSVSLAVERRTTVAAVLRELGARRIADIGCGEGALVGELLKDPMIGELIATDVSARALIRAKRRLHYDDLPDRQRDRLRFLQSSVTYSDDRLAGLDAVVLMEVVEHVDPPRLPALAHSIFRTARPAAVVMTTPNSEYNVRFPSLPAGNFRHPDHRFEWTRPEFETWSRDVADRYGYAVEFRAVGPVDPDVGPPTQLALFRREEA, encoded by the coding sequence GTGTTCCTGACCCTTGGTACCGACCTGACCGGACTAGACGCACCTGCGAGTGATTTCGGGTTCCTCTTGCACAAGAACCCGGCCCGACCGCAGGCGATCGAGGTCACCGGCGGATGGGCCCATGTCTTCTACCCGGAGGCGACCGACGAGCGCTGTACGGCGGCGGTGCTGCTGGAGATCGATCCGATCGGGCTCGTCCGCTCCGGCCGTGGCAAGGCAGCGGAAGGGTTCACGCTCGGGCAGTACGTGAACGACCGCCCGTACGCCGCCTCCAGCCTGCTCGCGGTCGCGCTGGCGAAGCTGTTCCGGACCGCGATGAACGGTCGCTGCGACGCACGTCCTGAGCTGGCCGCCCGCGCGATCCCGCTCGAGATCCACGTCCCGGCGCTCCCGTGCCGGGGCGGCTCCGACCTGGCCGGGCGCTTGTTCGCCCCGCTCGGCTGGTCCGTCGACGCTCGTCCCGTGCCGCTCGATCCGGAGGTCCCCACGTGGGGCGATTCGCGGTACGTCGACCTGCGGCTGACCGGCGTACTGCGGCTCGCCGATGCACTCAATCACCTGTACGTGATGTTGCCCGTGCTGGACGACGCCAAGCACTACTGGGTCGGATCCGACGAGGTCGACAAACTGGTGCGAGCGGGCGAGGGCTGGCTCGCTGCCCATCCCGAGAAGGACCTGATCTCGCGGCGCTACCTCGCCCACCGGCGGTACCTGGCCGACGCGGCTCTCGAGCGGCTCGCCGAGGTCGATGGCGAGGAGTTGGCCGACGAGTCGTCCGACGAGGGCTCGGTCTCGCTCGCTGTCGAGCGCCGTACGACGGTGGCCGCGGTACTGCGTGAGCTGGGCGCGCGGCGGATCGCGGACATCGGCTGTGGCGAGGGCGCGCTCGTCGGTGAGCTGCTGAAGGACCCGATGATCGGCGAACTGATCGCGACGGACGTGTCGGCGCGGGCGCTGATCCGAGCGAAACGACGGCTGCACTACGACGACCTGCCCGACCGGCAGCGCGACCGGCTCCGGTTCCTGCAGTCGTCGGTCACGTACTCCGACGACCGGCTGGCCGGGCTGGACGCGGTTGTGCTGATGGAGGTCGTGGAGCACGTCGACCCGCCACGACTGCCTGCGCTGGCCCATTCGATCTTCCGCACTGCCCGTCCGGCAGCCGTCGTGATGACCACCCCGAACAGCGAGTACAACGTGCGCTTCCCGTCCCTCCCGGCCGGCAACTTCCGCCACCCCGACCACCGCTTCGAGTGGACCCGGCCAGAGTTCGAAACCTGGTCCCGCGACGTGGCCGACCGCTACGGCTACGCGGTCGAGTTCCGCGCCGTCGGACCGGTCGACCCCGACGTCGGCCCACCGACTCAGCTCGCCTTGTTCCGGCGGGAGGAGGCGTGA